AGACCAGATTATCATCAACCTGCCCATGACACATCAGGAGTTTGCCAATTCCATTGGAACTACAAGAGAAACAGCGAATCGGCTTCTAAACCAGCTTACCAAAGAGAACTTGCTCGAAGTGGATCGCAGCCGGATCATCATTCATGATTTGCAAGCTTTGAAGGAACAAAGGGATACGTGACCACCCTGCACCCCGATATTAGATGTTAGATGTCCTTTGCATAGGATGCTGCTGGCACTTTGTTTAACACCACGAACAAACGAACCTCCTGATCTCCTGTATTATGGAATGCGAACTCTACTTCACCGCCGCAATGGATCACATCCTCTTGTTTCACCGCTTGTTCTTTTTCATCCAGAATAAGTGTGCCTGTACCTTCGACTACCAGCAGAATAACGTCTGTGCCCGGATGTTTATGAACGGGAAGCTGCTGACCTGGCAGAAAATGAAGTACAAAGGTCACTCCACCACCCTGTTGGAATAAAACCCGTTTCGTGAAACGGTCCTCACTGAATGTTTTGACTTCTTGCAATGACGTAATACTCATGATAATCGTCCTCCTCGATAATATAATCTGTGAATACATTCATCTTATCGCAAGAAAGCCCGCGTTTCCTTGATCTGAATCAAGAAATGCGGGCAATGAACAAATCATGGTCGGTCCTTATGACCGTTTGTTTCTAAGATGGTTACACCATCATTTTGCGCAGAGAAGCGATATATCTCGAACGTATAATGATGAAATAAAACGTCTGTGCAAGGACAAAGGCACCAAAAACAGTCAACACCGGCATCGTATAATTGGTAATACCGAATTCAGTAAGAAATGGCTTAACCACGACCAAAGTTTCAATGATAGCTACCCCGATCGGTAAGAAGAACAGGATGGCAATCTGAACGGTGGATGATCGTTTCATTTCCTGGAAACTGAGACCCATTTTCGAAAGAGAATGCACCATCTTTCCATCCGCTTCAAGATCGGTATGCAGTCTGAAATACAAAAAGCTTGCAGAAGAGATCGAGAAGATTAATCCGATAAATATGCCCAGAAAGGTGAAGAGTGCTGTAGCCTGTCTGAATCTTTCAAAATCACCGTACCGCGTACTCAGATATCCAGAGTGGTTATCCGTTGAAGCGTTGCTGCTTCGAATGGAATCCGCGGAGGATAGAAGCTGATCGCTAACCATGGCTTCCGAAGAGTGGCGATCAGGTACAGCATGGCCCCATGCAGGGATCTGATACAGATATTTACCAGATATCATATTTTCTTTGATCTGTTGAGCAATCTCTTCATACTTCTCATCCGGGAGGACAACTACACCTGTAGCATAGAGTAGGGTTCCAAACTGTGGATCGATATCTGTATCCGTAACCCGAGCTTCCAGTGGGCTATCGTTC
This Paenibacillus xylanexedens DNA region includes the following protein-coding sequences:
- a CDS encoding cupin domain-containing protein, translated to MSITSLQEVKTFSEDRFTKRVLFQQGGGVTFVLHFLPGQQLPVHKHPGTDVILLVVEGTGTLILDEKEQAVKQEDVIHCGGEVEFAFHNTGDQEVRLFVVLNKVPAASYAKDI